TGGCCCTGCGGCTGGACGCGCGCGACCTGCCGCTGCCGCCAGTACGCGGCTACGTGGCCCAGGCCCTGCCCCTGTCGCTGGACGCCGGGGTTGCGGGCGCGCAGGGCGAGATCGATCTTTCGCTGGCCACGCCCGATACCCCCGGCCTTGTGGTGCGCAAGGGCGCGGTGCAGGTGTCGGGCCTGTCCTTATCGCTGGCCGGGGCGCCTGCCGGGGCACCTGCCGGGCAGAAGCCGCCGTCCGTGAGTCTTGGCAAGCTGGAGGTGGCCGACACCTCGGTGGACCTTGCGGCGCGCACCGTGGCCGTGGGGCCGGTGACGTTGACGAAACCCGATGTCCGGGTGGTACGCGGCAAGGATGGCGTCATCGACCTAACGTCGCTGGCAGGCGGCGCGGTTGCGGCGGAACCTGCCAAGGCCCGGTCCGCGAAATCCGGCGCGCCTGCCCGGCCCGGCACCGTCGGGCGTGGCGCGAGGCAGGAACACCCGGCGGCGCGCGCAGCCTCGCGCACCTCACCACAGAAGGTCGCCCCAGCGCCGGAGGGGCCGGAATGGCAGGTGTCCGTGGCCTCGCTGCGCATGGACGATGGCCGCCTGACCTTCGATGATCGGGAGCCCAGGGAACCGGGCGCGCTGACCCTGGAAGGAATGCGCCTGGTCACCGGCCCGCTGTCCCCGCAACGCGGCGCACCACTGGATGTGGATTTCGGGGCGCGGTGGCAGAAGCAGGGGACCATCGGCATCAAGGCCAAGGGCACGGCGCAGCCGCTGCACATGACCGTGGATTCCATGCTGTCCAAGGTGGATCTGCGTCCGCTGGACCCGTATCTGGGCGAGGTGAGCGACCTGTTGTTCGGCAGCGGCGAGGTGTCGTCGGAACTCAAGGTGGCCCTGCGCGAACACTCCGTTCCGGCAAGTCCGGCGGGCAGGGCGCGCCGCGCACCCGCTCAGGCGGAATCAGCGCTGGAAGTGGACGTGGAGGGTGCGGCGCGGCTGGACAACCTGTCGCTGAAGCTTGCCGGTGGCAAGCAGGAACTGGCCTCGTTGCGGCGGTTTTCGGTGCGCGGGTTGCGCTTCGGCCAGCAGCCATCGGGCGATCTTTCCCTGCGCGTGCAGGAGGTGGGGCTGGAGAAGCCGAAGCTTTCGGTGATGGTGTTCAAGGACGGAACCACCAGCATCAGCCGGGCCATGGGGGGCAAGGTAGCGGCAGGGGAGAAGGGCGCCACGCCACCGGCAGCAGGGGAGAACGCGAAGCCCCCGGCAACTGCAAAGGACGCCAAGTCTCTGGCGGACGCCACCGCGCAGCCCGCCAACAAGGCTGCGTCCGGTCCTGCCACGGATTCGGCATTGCCGCCCCCCACATCTTCCGCACAGGGTGACGGCGCGGAGGTTGCGGCCCGCCCCAACGCCGGGCCGTTCACCACGCTGGAGGTGGGCAGCCTGTCCATCTCCGGCGGCTCGCTGCGCTTTCGCGACGAGCGCATGTCCCCCGCCTATGCTGCCGAAATGTCGGACATCGAGGGGCGCATCTCCGGCGTTTCGCTGGACCCGGCCTCGCGGGCCGAGGTGCAGTTGCGCGCGGGCATCGAAGGCGTTCCGGTGTTGGTGGGCGGTACGGTGAATCCGCTCATCCATCCCGTGTTCGCGGACATGCGCTTCACCATGTCCGGGTTGGACCTGGTGCCCCTGTCGCCCTACGCGGTGCAGTACATCGCCTATCCCGTGGAGCACGGGCGCTTTTCCGCCGATGTGGCCGTAAAGGCGGAAAACTGGGTGCTGGATGCCGACAATCACTTCACCCTCAGCCAGATCGAACTGGGCAGCAAGGACAACCGGCCCGACGCGCCCAACTACCCGGTGAAGCTGGGCCTGGCCCTGTTGCAGGACATGAGCGGCAACGTGGACTTGCGCCTGCCCGTGAAAGGGCGGCTGGACGACCCGGAATTCCGTCTGGGCGGCGTGGTCATGCAGGCCGTGCTGAACCTGATGGTCAAGGTGGTCACCTCGCCCTTCGCACTGGTGGGCAGTGTGCTCACTCTGGGCTCCGGCGGCAGGGACATGCGCTACGTGGAATTTCCGCCCGGCGTGGCAACGCTGAACGAGGCGGCGGAAAAGGACCTGCGCGCCGTGGTCGAGGTGCTGCGCCAGCGCCCGCGCCTGAAACTGGAGGTGCAGGGTACGGCAGAGCCGGACGGCGACACACGCGGCCTGAAGGAACAGGCCCTGCTGCGCGCCCTGCGCGAGGCCAAGCACGCCTCGCTGTCGCGTGCCGAACGGGCGCGGGTGAACGTGGACGACGTGATCATCGACACGGATGAATACGAGGATCTGCTGGATGAGGTGTACAAGGATGCGCCCTTCGACAAGCCACGCAACGTGGTGGGTTTTACGAAATCACAGCCTGTTGCCGTGATGGAGGCCGCGCTGAAGGAACATCATGACGTGACGCCCGAGGCGCTGAAGGAACTGGCCACCGCGCGGGCCAAGACCGTGCGCGACAAGCTGCTGGAGATTGATCCGGCCTTGGGCGAACGGGTGTTTCTGGCGGGGGCCAAGGTGGCGCCTGCGGCTGGCGGGGATGGTGGGACTGGTGGGGATGGCGCCAAGGGCGGAGGGAGCAGGGTTAATCTGGGGTTGCAGTGAGGGGGGGGGGATGGGCGCGAGGCGCGGTAGAGTTGTCGCGGCCTGTTGGATGCGGTTTCTACGAATACACGCGAGTCCAGTTGAGCACGCTCGATTTCGTTATGTCTCCGACGGGCAAGGGGGCCTTTAGCGAGGCCCCCCTGCACCCCCGCGCTCCAGGGGGGCTCCGCCTCAGCTCTGCTATCTTCATCCGTAAGACTCGCGCGTTGCGCTCGCCTAACGGCTGAAGTCCTGGACCCCCAACGCGTCATGCACCGCATTCTTACGCCGGGCAGCTTTCCTGCGGCGCTGGCGCGCCTCGGGCGATCTGCCCGGCTGAATGCGATGTGCGTAAATCTCTCGCCGCCATGGCGAAGCGAGGGTGCCTTTTTCCTTCCCCCGTTGCGACGCATGTGCCGCCGTCAAAGCCCGGCGTCACACGCTTCTACGCGCGTGTGTTTCTGTCGGACAATACACCGAATACGACTGCCCCTTTCAAAGGTTGGCCTGCGGTGCGCATCCGTGGCGCCGAAGCTTCCGCCTCGCAAAGGATTCTTTCGCTCAATCAACAGGTACGAGCATGCGAGAATATTCCCTCGTGTCATGTGGACGACCGCGTTTCGAACGTAGAAGCGCGTGCCGTCGGGCTTTGACGGCTGTATATGCGTCGCAACGGGTGAGAGTAGAGCCTCTTGCTTCGTCATCCCACCGAGAGCCTTGCGCACATCGCATTCCCGTCGCCAGATCACCCGAAGGCGCTTTGCGCCGAAGGGAAGCTGGCGGCGCAGGAATGCGGTGCAGGATGTCTGTAGATACAGGCACCGCAGCTTTGCCGGGCCAGCGAGAGTTTTGTGCGCATTGGCGGCACCGGCGGCAGATCACCCGGAGGCGCCCTGCGCCGAAGGGAAGCTGCCGTCGAGAGGACGCCGCGCAGGATATGTTGGGGGGACCAGGGGGGCAGCGCCCCCCGGAGCGCGGGGATGCAAGGGGTCGCCGCTTAGCGGCAGCCGTTAGGCGAGCGCAAAGCGCGAGTCTTACGGATGGCGACCGCAAAGCGCAGGCCCCTTGCCCGTCGGAGACATAACGAAGTCGAGCGTGGGCAACAACGCACGACTGCCTTCGTAGAAGCCGGGTGTAACCGCGCACACCCCTTCCCCCCGCCGGAGGCATAGCGAAATCGAGCGTGGGCAACAACGCACGACGGCCTTCGTGGAAGCCGCGCCCAACAGGGCACGACTCCTCCCTTCCCCTCTTGCCTTCCCTGGTCCCCGCCTTGGCACCACCAAACAAAAACGGGGCCACCTTTCGGCAGCCCCGCAACACTCCTCTCTTCCTTCCCTTCCCGTCCACGCGCATCCGCGCCATCCACCCCTAATCCCCATACCCCTCCGAGGGCGGCGGCGGGACGAACGTCAAATCCTCGAACGCGGTGTAGGAGGGCAGGTAGGCAAGCTCGGCAACGCCTACGGGGCCGTTGCGCTGCTTGCCGATGATGATTTCCGCGATACCCTTGCGCGGGTTGTCGTCGCGCTTGTTGTAGGCATCGTCGCGGTAGATGAACATGATCACGTCGGCATCCTGCTCGATGGCGCCCGATTCGCGCAAGTCCGAGAGCATGGGCCGCTTGTTGGTACGTTCTTCCACCTTGCGGTTCAGCTGCGACAGGGCAATGACCGGGATGTACAGTTCCTTGGCCAGGGCCTTCAGCGACCGCGAGATTTCCGAAATTTCCAGTTCGCGCGAATCCACCCGGCGGGCGGAACGCATCAACTGAAGGTAGTCCACCATCACGAGGCCCACGCCGCGTTCCGCCTTCAGGCGGCGGGTGCGGGCGCGCAGTTCCAGCGTGGTGATGGCCGGGGTGTCGTCGATGTACACGGGCGCCTGCGACAACACGTCGGCGGCGTGGTACAGGCGCTGCCAGTCCTCGTCGTCCAGGAAGCCCTTGCGCACCTTGGACAGGTCCACCTTGCCCAGCGAGCAGAGCATGCGCATGACCAGCTGCTCCATGGACATTTCCAGGGAGTACACGGCCACCGGGGTGTTCTGGTTCACGGCGGCGCGCAGGCACATGTTCAGGGCGAAGGCGGTCTTGCCCATGGAGGGGCGCGCCGCCACGATGATCAGGTCCGAGGGTTGCAGGCCTGAGGTCATCTGGTCGAGCTGCACGAAGCCGGTGGTGACGCCGGTGACCACTTCCTTGCGGTCGCAGCGTTTCACCAGGTCTTCAAAGACCTTGTTCACCAACTCCTTGGCGCTGCGGAACATCTTGCCGCTGACCCGCTCGGAGATGGCGAATACCGCCTGCTCCGATTCGTCCAGCAGCTTCTGCACCTCGCGCGAGGCATCATAGCAGTTGCTGATGATTTCGGAACCCGCGCCGATCAGCGAACGCAGCAGCGACTTGTCGCGCACGATGGTGGCGTAGTGCTCGGCGTTGGCGGCGCTGATGGTGGCCTGGGCCAGTTCGGCAAGATAGACGGCCCCGCCCACCCCTTCCAGACGGCTCTGCGATTGCAGGTATTCCGCCATGGTCACGAGGTCGATGGGGGCGTTGCGCCGGTACAGCTCCAGGCACGCGTCGTAGATCTGCTGGTGGGCGGGCAGGTAGAAGTCTTCCGGTCGCAAGGTATCGACCACGGAATGCAGCACCGAGTTGCGAAGCAGAATCCCCCCGAGCACGGCCTGTTCGGCTTCGGTGCTGTGCGGGGGGACTCGGCGCAACAAATCGGCGGAAGCGCGTTCCGTCGGATCGGAAGCACCGCCCCCGCCCTGGTAGGCGGAGGCGGTGTCGGAATCGGAGTGGCTATTCGACCGGGGTTTCCGGTTCGGCGACCACGACGGGTTCTGCGGCATCACGCACCTTGTCTTCGGCAACAACCTTGACGTTCAGGGTGGCCACCACGTCGGCGTGCAGGCGGACGCGCACTTCGTGCGTGCCCAGGGTGCGGATGGCGGCGTCGAGCAGAATGCGGCGACGGTCGATGTCCACGCCCTTTTCGGCCAGCGCATCGCCGATGATGGCGGTGGTGACGGAACCGTAGAGCTTGTCGTTTTCGCCCACGCGAACGGGGATCACCAGGTCGGTGGCCGCGATCTTGGCGGACAGGTCGGAGGCCGCGGTGCGCAGGGCGTCCATCTTGGCCTGAAGCTTCTTGCGCTCCAGTTCGAACGCCTTCAGGTTGGCATCGGAGGCCAGCATGGCCAAGCCCTGCGGCAGCAGGAAGTTGCGGCCGAAACCGGGCTTCACGGTGACGACGTCGCCGAGGCGGCCCAGATTTTCAACGTCAGCACGAAGGATCAGCTTCATCCCATCCTCCTAGATCTGGCTCTTTTTCTTGACGTCGCTGGAGTGACCCGCGGTGTAGAACAAGAGAGCCATCTGACGGGCGCGCTTGATTTCACGGGTGAGCAGACGCTGGTGATGGGCGCAGGTGCCGGTGATGCGGCGGGCGATGATCTTGCCGCGCTCGGTGATGAAGTCGCGCAGGATGTCGGCGCGCTTGTAATCGAGGGGCAGGTCCTTGTCGGCGCAGAAGCGGCAGAACTTGCGGCGCGGAGTGAACTTCTTCTTGAAGGCCATGTTATGCAACCTCCTCGACCGCGTCGGCCAGCTTGACGGTGACGAACTTGAAGATGCCGTCGGAGATGCGGATGTTGCGTTCCACTTCGGCCACGGCCTCGCCGGGGGCGAGGTATTCGAGGCGCACGTAGTAGCCGCGCATGTGCTTCTGCACGGGGTAGGCGAGGTCGCGCATGCCCCAGTGATCGGCGGTGACCATCTTGCCCTGTTCACGCTCAATGACACCGGTGAGGGTGCCAAGCAGCACCTCGCGGGCATCCGCGGCCAGCTCCGGGGAAAGGAGCAGCAGCGTTTCAAACTTCCTCATGGGATTCCTCCTTGTGGGCTTTGGCCCGCCCCACACGTGGGGGCGAGCAAGGCAGAAACAGGGTCTATAGTCGCAGGCCGTCCGGGTGTCAACAACCCAGTTGGCGGCGCCGGGCAAGGCCGGGCGGGTGTGGACGGCCAGAGCATGCCGGGGCATGCCCGCGCATGCCTGCACGCGGCGCCAGCGATCGTCGGCGGTCGGCGGCGGTTGGCGGCGGTGAACTGGGCCCCTATTCCCTGTGGGTGCGCGGGTTCATGCCCAGCAGGCAGAGCACTTCATAGGATATGGTGCCCCACAGGTCGGCCAGGTCGTCGGGCGTCAGGGCCTCGCCGGGGCCACCCAGCAGGTAGGCGTCGTCGCCAGCGGTCACGCCGGGCACGTCGGTCACGTCCACGGCGGTCATCTGCATGCATACCCGGCCAAGGATGGGCACGCGGCGACCGTGCACGGTCATGGCGCCCTTGCCGGAAAGCCCCCGGCTGTAGGCGTCGGCGTAGCCGGTGGCCACGATGGCCACGGTCATGTCGCGAGGGGCGGTGAAGGTGCGGCCGTAACTGATGCTGCGCCCGGCGGGCAGGGGGTGCACCTGCAGGATGGGCGCGGCCACGTCCATGGCCGGTTGCAGCCCGTCCCCAAGGTGCTCTTGCGCGGTGCCCCGCAGGGGGTTTGCGCCGTACAGGGCGATGCCGGGGCGCTGCACGTCGAAGTGCAGTTCCTTGTGGGCCAGCAGCGCGGCCGAGTTGGCCAGCGACCCCTGCGCGGCGGGCCAGTCGGCGCGTACCCCGGACAGGATGCGGGCAAAGGTTTCGCCCTGCTGCCGGGTGAAGTCGGCCCGCGAAGGATCGTCGGACACGGCAAGGTGCGACATGACCAGCACCGGGCGCAGCATGGGCCGGGCGTGCAGCCGGTCGAGCAGGGCGGGCAGGTCGGCTTCGGAAAAGCCCAGGCGGGCCATGCCGGTGTCGAACTTGAGGGCGATGTCCACCTGCTGGCCGGGGGCGGCGCGTCCGGCCAGCATTTCCAGCTGGTCGGCGGAATACACGGCGGGTACTATGGACCGGGCGACGCAGCATTCGGCGTCAGCGGCGTCCGTGGCGCCCAGCAGGGCCACGATGCGACCGGGAATGCCGCCGTCGCGCAGTTGGGCACATTCGCCCACGGTGCCCGCGGCAAAGGCGTCGGCCCCGGCGGCTTCCAGGGTGCGGGCCACGGGCAGAAGGCCGTGGCCGTATGCGTCGGACTTGATCACCGGCATGGCGGCGGGGGCCATGCGGCGCAATTTTTCGAAATTGCGGCGCAGCGCGCCAAGGCGCACGCGGACGGCTATCTTGTTGTAGGCTATGGTCATGCGAGGCTCCATGGTCGGGTCCGGCGGGGGGATTCGGTGTCGGTTCCGGCAGGGGAACGGTCCGGTGTCGGGATAAGGGGCTGGCGGCGGCTTTTCCTGCCGGGAAAGTTGTGGTAAACGACTGCGGTCCCGGTATTGTGCAGGGAGCGGTTGTACCCCCTCGCGCCGTGACATTCAACATCTTCGACACCCCGCCGCGCGCCGATGCGAGATGCCGTGTGCCGCGCGCCGGGGAACCGGAGCCCCACGTGACTTCATAAACCGGGCCCACGCCCGGATGATCCGGACCGCGCATGACAGATGGCAGACTCCGCCCGCTCGTCGGGTTCGCGGCATATGTGTTCCTGCTGCTTTCCGGCATTCTGTTTGCGGGCGGGGCGCACGCCCAGCAGACGCAGCCCAACGTGTTGCAGATGCGTACGGAGGACGATCGCGAGGTGACCTGGAACCTCACGGCAGATTCCGTCACGTCGCAGAACGACAGCAAGATCATCGAGGCCGAGGGCCGCGTGGCCCTGCGGCGCGGCAAGGACTATCTGAAGGCCGACTACATCCGCTATTATTCCGCCACCAACTGGGTGTACCTGAAGGGCAACGTCGAGGTGCACTTCGGCAAGGACGACATCGCCGCCGAAGAAGCCGAATTCGATCTGCGCAGCCGCACCGGGTGGATGAAGAACGGCCGCATCTTCATGGGTGAGCCCCACGCCTATTTCGCGGGCGAGCGCATCGACAAGAACTGGGGCGACCTCTACACCTTCACCAACGCCAAGATCACCGTGTGCGACGGCGATACCCCGGCCTGGTCGCTGACCGCCGAGGAAGCCGTGGTCGAGATCGACGGCTA
This DNA window, taken from Nitratidesulfovibrio sp., encodes the following:
- a CDS encoding DUF748 domain-containing protein yields the protein MSAKPEKSSSGWSPAAIASRGKAWWALRRVRRWTYTVVAIVAAWGVLAGLAMPPLLRGVLEDQLSDKLRVRCTVEKVRFNPYSWALSIQGVRVPNPTGDGDMLTFDALEFSPGLSAALRLAPVLAYVRLVNPVVYVAHFGDGRYSFSEFLPPDGEGEDGKSDGADAPLFPFAASNFEVVNGTVIFHDAPLKTIHTITELQFVVSFTSTMERDRERTITPSLNATVDGRVLSVQGRLLPFAEHLRTEFDVVTDEVDLTQYREYLAAFTPLRLESGRLGVNLKLVVEQSAAHDVEFGLAGAVTLHDLRVNAPDGKEPVLGLTSGVVEVEEFSLLDRHVDVRRVAVDGLLARVGRLADGSIDWLGFVAPAGGKRQASAQVQPVQAKQDQEKQERAAPDQVTQGGQAVASAVVGTNGTNGIGGNGGMGAGGSPANATAPASVGTAADQSPFVVNVRTLELRDGTLVWKDASVPGGAQVRLSGLDVTLTDFATPGGKDHPKGGGAFTATLRMDGGGAAGDGAKSTAPAKAGAGTLKAEGNVTLAPLGVALRLDARDLPLPPVRGYVAQALPLSLDAGVAGAQGEIDLSLATPDTPGLVVRKGAVQVSGLSLSLAGAPAGAPAGQKPPSVSLGKLEVADTSVDLAARTVAVGPVTLTKPDVRVVRGKDGVIDLTSLAGGAVAAEPAKARSAKSGAPARPGTVGRGARQEHPAARAASRTSPQKVAPAPEGPEWQVSVASLRMDDGRLTFDDREPREPGALTLEGMRLVTGPLSPQRGAPLDVDFGARWQKQGTIGIKAKGTAQPLHMTVDSMLSKVDLRPLDPYLGEVSDLLFGSGEVSSELKVALREHSVPASPAGRARRAPAQAESALEVDVEGAARLDNLSLKLAGGKQELASLRRFSVRGLRFGQQPSGDLSLRVQEVGLEKPKLSVMVFKDGTTSISRAMGGKVAAGEKGATPPAAGENAKPPATAKDAKSLADATAQPANKAASGPATDSALPPPTSSAQGDGAEVAARPNAGPFTTLEVGSLSISGGSLRFRDERMSPAYAAEMSDIEGRISGVSLDPASRAEVQLRAGIEGVPVLVGGTVNPLIHPVFADMRFTMSGLDLVPLSPYAVQYIAYPVEHGRFSADVAVKAENWVLDADNHFTLSQIELGSKDNRPDAPNYPVKLGLALLQDMSGNVDLRLPVKGRLDDPEFRLGGVVMQAVLNLMVKVVTSPFALVGSVLTLGSGGRDMRYVEFPPGVATLNEAAEKDLRAVVEVLRQRPRLKLEVQGTAEPDGDTRGLKEQALLRALREAKHASLSRAERARVNVDDVIIDTDEYEDLLDEVYKDAPFDKPRNVVGFTKSQPVAVMEAALKEHHDVTPEALKELATARAKTVRDKLLEIDPALGERVFLAGAKVAPAAGGDGGTGGDGAKGGGSRVNLGLQ
- the dnaB gene encoding replicative DNA helicase, giving the protein MRRVPPHSTEAEQAVLGGILLRNSVLHSVVDTLRPEDFYLPAHQQIYDACLELYRRNAPIDLVTMAEYLQSQSRLEGVGGAVYLAELAQATISAANAEHYATIVRDKSLLRSLIGAGSEIISNCYDASREVQKLLDESEQAVFAISERVSGKMFRSAKELVNKVFEDLVKRCDRKEVVTGVTTGFVQLDQMTSGLQPSDLIIVAARPSMGKTAFALNMCLRAAVNQNTPVAVYSLEMSMEQLVMRMLCSLGKVDLSKVRKGFLDDEDWQRLYHAADVLSQAPVYIDDTPAITTLELRARTRRLKAERGVGLVMVDYLQLMRSARRVDSRELEISEISRSLKALAKELYIPVIALSQLNRKVEERTNKRPMLSDLRESGAIEQDADVIMFIYRDDAYNKRDDNPRKGIAEIIIGKQRNGPVGVAELAYLPSYTAFEDLTFVPPPPSEGYGD
- the rplI gene encoding 50S ribosomal protein L9 is translated as MKLILRADVENLGRLGDVVTVKPGFGRNFLLPQGLAMLASDANLKAFELERKKLQAKMDALRTAASDLSAKIAATDLVIPVRVGENDKLYGSVTTAIIGDALAEKGVDIDRRRILLDAAIRTLGTHEVRVRLHADVVATLNVKVVAEDKVRDAAEPVVVAEPETPVE
- the rpsR gene encoding 30S ribosomal protein S18, yielding MAFKKKFTPRRKFCRFCADKDLPLDYKRADILRDFITERGKIIARRITGTCAHHQRLLTREIKRARQMALLFYTAGHSSDVKKKSQI
- the rpsF gene encoding 30S ribosomal protein S6, giving the protein MRKFETLLLLSPELAADAREVLLGTLTGVIEREQGKMVTADHWGMRDLAYPVQKHMRGYYVRLEYLAPGEAVAEVERNIRISDGIFKFVTVKLADAVEEVA
- the alr gene encoding alanine racemase translates to MTIAYNKIAVRVRLGALRRNFEKLRRMAPAAMPVIKSDAYGHGLLPVARTLEAAGADAFAAGTVGECAQLRDGGIPGRIVALLGATDAADAECCVARSIVPAVYSADQLEMLAGRAAPGQQVDIALKFDTGMARLGFSEADLPALLDRLHARPMLRPVLVMSHLAVSDDPSRADFTRQQGETFARILSGVRADWPAAQGSLANSAALLAHKELHFDVQRPGIALYGANPLRGTAQEHLGDGLQPAMDVAAPILQVHPLPAGRSISYGRTFTAPRDMTVAIVATGYADAYSRGLSGKGAMTVHGRRVPILGRVCMQMTAVDVTDVPGVTAGDDAYLLGGPGEALTPDDLADLWGTISYEVLCLLGMNPRTHRE